The sequence GGTGGATTTAACCTGATATCTTTAGAACAAGGGGACGCGAAAACTTATTTGAGCTTTTCGCGGAAGTATTTTTCTACAAGCATATTAAATTCAGAGGCACTGACGTTGTTATTAAATTCCGCCATTAGCTTCTGGCTTGCCGGATCTGTTTTAAAAGCCACCCCATAATGATTCATCATAACGATTTTGGGATTGATACGAAGCTGGGCTGCGACTTCTTTGACTCGAGGATCTGCAGCAGAAAGAAATTTAAATACTCCTGCGTCGATGAAAATATAATCCACTCTTTTCTTGGCAAGTTTCAGAATGTTGAGGGCATCATCGGGCGCGGCCTCTAAGTTCAATTTCTTCTGGTTATGCACGGTTTTTAGAAGAGAACGAATTGTGTAGCCGTTGACGTTACCGCCTTTATATTTCGCTAGGTCTTCAGGCTTTTCCCATTGAATGGGTTTATCTATCCGTTCAACAATCACCCAAGGAGTATCGTACACCGTCTTAGATAAAACCATTCCCCGCAAAAAATCGTCATCTTTGAAAGAAGGAAAGAAACCCGTCACCGTAGGATCAAAACCCACAGTGCGAGTACGCATAATAGGAACGAAGCGAACTTTAAAATCATAACCTAGCTTCTTAAAGATTTCCCGAATGGCATACGTCGCCGCACCTTGCTCGGGCATGGCCTCACTCATAAATGGAGGAATCTCCATAGTGATAAAAGTAAATTCTTTAACTGCGAGGTCCGACTTGGAAGACGTTTGCGCAAAGCTAAGAGAAGAAAGAAGCAACAACTGTATTAGAGCCCATATGACTTTCATACTAGTTTTATCTGTCTTCCCTCGGACGCAGTCAACCCTGTAGACATTTTGTTAGATTACAAAGCCAAAAGGTGTCAGACGGGCAGATACCTTTTTAGAGGCTGGCGCCGTCGAAGTTGTGCACGGGGAATTTTGTAAAGTCGACGCCATCGAGGCAACGCACGTTGATTGCGCGCGACTTTGAGCCATCCGGAGATGTGCCGGCGCCAAAACATCCCACTCCGCAATTAGAGCAGAAATAATGGTGAATGGATTTTTTGCCGAACTGATAGTCTTTCAATGAAGCTTCACCAGAAAGAAGTTTGAAATTAGATTCTGGAGCGAATGCTAAAAGATGGCCTTTGCGTTTGCAGATGGAACAGTTGCAAGCAACCAGAGTTTCAATATTCATCTCAACTTCGAACTTCACGTTTCCGCAGTGGCATTGTCCTGTGTAGGTCATTCTTTTAAGTCCTCTTCCATTTTGGCTTTAATTTTTTTCAGCAGGCGCGCTTCCATTTGGCGAACGGCCTCACGAGTGATTTTGTACTTTTCGCCGATTTCCTGCAATGTCAAAGGATCGTCATTCAAGATGCGCTCATCTAGTATGATTTTTTCACGATCCGAAAGCTCGGGGCGAATCTCTTCGATCTTCTTTTTTAAGATACTGAGCTGCTCTTCTTTAGCCAACATCTCGTCCAGAGGTTGATCATTCATGTTTTTTTGAAGATCACCAAGGCTTGTTCCTGAATCTTCATCCACCGGACGATCTAAGCTGACGTCTCGGCCTGACATACGCATCGCCATATCGCGAACTTCATCTTCAGGAATACCCAAGCGAGAACTGATGAGGGCCGTGTTTGGCTCAATACCCATGGCATCTAGAGCTTCTTTTTCTTTTTGCAGCTGATAGAAAAGTTTGCGTTGGTTCTGAGTCGTCCCGATGCGCACCATGGAATATTGGCGCATCAGGAATTCTTGAATGTAGCCGCGAATCCACCAGACTGCGTAGGTGATAAGACGTGCACCTTTATAAGGATTGAAATCACGAACCGCGTGCATCAAGCCGACGTTACCTTCTTGGATAAGGTCGATCATCTTTGCGCCGAATTTAGAATACTCGGCGGCGACCTTAACCACGAAACGAAGATTGGCTTTCACCAAAGCTTCGGCGGCGGCGGGATCTTTTCCTTCGAAATATTTTTTCGCTAAAGCCAGTTCTTCTTCTTTGGTCAAAACTTTGTATCGACGAATTTCATTCAGGTATATTACCAAAGGGTCGGATGACGTGATGGATTTGGAAGAGCCGACAGTGACCGCTTTGGACTCTTGCGGCTCTTCGATATCAAAATCCTCTTCGGGGGTTTCAACGGTGTAAGCTTTTTCAGCCTCTGTTGAGGGTTGAAATTCCTCCTGTGAAGAATCTTCAACGATTTCGGCGACAACACTTTTCGGCTCGACCTTTTTTTCAGGCGCGGCTTTTCCAGAAGATGCTTTTTTTGCAATCTTCGGCTTCTTTTCCGCGTCCTTTTTTGGAGTTTGAGCCTTTGTTTTCGCCATAGAGATTAGCCAAGATACTTAGCCAGTTTCCTTTGCAGAGTTTCCTGCACTTTACCTTTGAACGGAGTGAGCATCAACGGCAGATCCACCGTGACAGAGACTTTACTGCCCGCGCCAGAAGATGTAAGCGACATGTCAGCTTTGAACTGCGAACCTTTCAAT comes from Bdellovibrio bacteriovorus and encodes:
- a CDS encoding substrate-binding periplasmic protein, whose translation is MKVIWALIQLLLLSSLSFAQTSSKSDLAVKEFTFITMEIPPFMSEAMPEQGAATYAIREIFKKLGYDFKVRFVPIMRTRTVGFDPTVTGFFPSFKDDDFLRGMVLSKTVYDTPWVIVERIDKPIQWEKPEDLAKYKGGNVNGYTIRSLLKTVHNQKKLNLEAAPDDALNILKLAKKRVDYIFIDAGVFKFLSAADPRVKEVAAQLRINPKIVMMNHYGVAFKTDPASQKLMAEFNNNVSASEFNMLVEKYFREKLK
- a CDS encoding sigma-70 family RNA polymerase sigma factor; this encodes MAKTKAQTPKKDAEKKPKIAKKASSGKAAPEKKVEPKSVVAEIVEDSSQEEFQPSTEAEKAYTVETPEEDFDIEEPQESKAVTVGSSKSITSSDPLVIYLNEIRRYKVLTKEEELALAKKYFEGKDPAAAEALVKANLRFVVKVAAEYSKFGAKMIDLIQEGNVGLMHAVRDFNPYKGARLITYAVWWIRGYIQEFLMRQYSMVRIGTTQNQRKLFYQLQKEKEALDAMGIEPNTALISSRLGIPEDEVRDMAMRMSGRDVSLDRPVDEDSGTSLGDLQKNMNDQPLDEMLAKEEQLSILKKKIEEIRPELSDREKIILDERILNDDPLTLQEIGEKYKITREAVRQMEARLLKKIKAKMEEDLKE
- a CDS encoding polyhydroxyalkanoic acid system family protein; this translates as MPKFTIDHQSNHSVEEAYSKIKEFLSNDQDIRRFDPKLQCSFDDGSKSAALKGSQFKADMSLTSSGAGSKVSVTVDLPLMLTPFKGKVQETLQRKLAKYLG
- a CDS encoding GFA family protein yields the protein MTYTGQCHCGNVKFEVEMNIETLVACNCSICKRKGHLLAFAPESNFKLLSGEASLKDYQFGKKSIHHYFCSNCGVGCFGAGTSPDGSKSRAINVRCLDGVDFTKFPVHNFDGASL